In Burkholderia sp. WP9, a genomic segment contains:
- a CDS encoding cytochrome c, with protein sequence MKPTLRSPGSFRALRTALLTTVLAMTKGRRAHAPFASGLLAAGLILAGSAALLHVSHTPLIAEARAADTATTSAPGGAADTRPDIVKRGEYLARAGDCVACHTAPRGKLFAGGLAMETPFGTLYSPNITPDAQYGIGTWSQDAFFKMMRTGRTPDGTLIYPAMPIAQYTKVTREDSDAIFAYLRTVTPVREPNHKHTLRFPFNQRNLLYGWRTLYFREGEFQPDPTKSVEWNRGAYLVEGLGHCTMCHTKINMLGGSSQSEQFAGGLIPVQNWYAPSLTSDKDGGLGDWSTKDIVDLLQAGISDRGAVYGPMAEVTYHSLQYMTEDDIKAMAVYLKSLPDKSGRKTGPSAPTNTNVFALGEKIYADKCAICHGEKGEGKLQHYPPLAGNQSIEMDSSVNPIRIVLNGGFPPGTMRNPEPYGMPPFGQELNDTDAAAVVTYIRTAWGNHGQPVTSRDVNALRNAPLH encoded by the coding sequence ATGAAGCCGACACTTCGCTCTCCGGGCTCGTTCCGCGCGCTGCGCACCGCGCTGCTCACCACTGTGCTCGCCATGACGAAGGGCCGACGCGCGCATGCGCCGTTCGCGTCAGGCCTCTTGGCCGCCGGCCTGATCCTCGCGGGCAGCGCCGCGCTTCTGCACGTATCGCACACGCCCCTCATCGCCGAAGCACGCGCCGCCGACACCGCGACAACGTCCGCGCCGGGCGGGGCCGCCGACACGCGCCCCGACATCGTCAAACGCGGCGAGTATCTGGCGCGCGCGGGCGACTGCGTGGCCTGCCACACCGCGCCGCGCGGCAAACTGTTCGCGGGCGGCCTAGCCATGGAAACGCCGTTCGGCACGCTGTATTCGCCGAACATCACGCCGGACGCGCAATACGGCATCGGCACCTGGAGCCAGGATGCGTTCTTCAAGATGATGCGCACCGGCCGCACACCGGACGGCACGCTGATTTATCCGGCAATGCCGATCGCTCAATACACCAAGGTCACGCGCGAGGACTCGGACGCGATCTTCGCCTATCTGCGGACCGTCACGCCGGTGCGTGAGCCGAATCACAAACACACGCTGCGCTTCCCGTTCAATCAGCGCAACCTGCTGTACGGCTGGCGCACGCTGTATTTCCGGGAAGGCGAATTCCAGCCCGATCCAACCAAATCGGTCGAATGGAACCGCGGCGCGTATCTGGTCGAAGGGCTCGGGCACTGCACGATGTGTCACACCAAGATCAACATGCTCGGCGGCTCGTCGCAGAGCGAACAGTTCGCGGGCGGCCTGATTCCCGTACAGAACTGGTACGCGCCTTCGCTGACCTCGGACAAGGACGGCGGCCTCGGCGACTGGAGCACCAAAGACATCGTCGATCTGCTGCAAGCGGGCATTTCCGATCGAGGCGCGGTGTACGGACCGATGGCCGAAGTCACGTACCACAGCCTCCAGTACATGACGGAAGACGATATCAAGGCGATGGCGGTTTATCTGAAATCCTTGCCCGACAAGAGCGGCCGCAAGACCGGTCCGTCGGCGCCGACCAACACCAACGTGTTCGCGCTCGGCGAAAAAATCTACGCCGACAAATGCGCGATCTGCCACGGCGAAAAGGGCGAAGGCAAGCTGCAACACTATCCGCCGCTCGCCGGCAACCAGTCGATCGAAATGGACTCTTCGGTCAATCCGATTCGCATCGTGCTCAATGGCGGCTTCCCGCCGGGCACGATGCGCAATCCTGAACCGTACGGCATGCCGCCTTTCGGTCAGGAACTGAACGACACCGACGCCGCCGCCGTGGTCACCTATATCCGCACGGCGTGGGGCAATCACGGTCAGCCCGTGACGTCCCGCGACGTCAACGCGTTGCGCAATGCGCCGTTGCACTGA
- a CDS encoding cytochrome C oxidase subunit II, whose translation MSTDSNHQSGGHAVALRAERRWAIFAVALIVLMLVVIVYSGLHWAMMPPSRVETIDPSRLQLSGEFVEDNLGSAVEPDGSVVVRFIAQQYSFTPQCLLVPADTPITIRTTSADVVHGLLVTDTNINTMVVPGYVATLNTRFDAPADHTMPCHEFCGFGHQTMWAHVKVIDKATFFEQARQSRRLSCVSR comes from the coding sequence ATGTCGACCGATTCCAACCACCAATCGGGCGGCCACGCGGTCGCCTTGCGCGCCGAGCGCCGTTGGGCCATTTTCGCCGTCGCGCTGATCGTTCTGATGCTGGTCGTGATCGTGTATTCGGGACTGCATTGGGCGATGATGCCGCCCTCGCGCGTCGAAACGATCGATCCATCACGCCTGCAACTGTCCGGCGAATTCGTCGAAGACAATCTGGGCAGTGCGGTCGAGCCGGACGGCTCGGTGGTCGTGCGCTTCATCGCGCAGCAATACTCGTTCACGCCGCAATGCCTGCTGGTACCAGCCGACACGCCGATCACGATCCGCACCACCAGCGCCGATGTCGTACACGGCCTGCTCGTCACCGACACCAACATCAACACGATGGTCGTGCCCGGCTACGTCGCCACGCTGAACACGCGCTTCGACGCGCCTGCCGATCACACCATGCCGTGCCACGAGTTCTGCGGCTTCGGGCATCAGACCATGTGGGCCCACGTGAAAGTCATCGACAAAGCCACCTTCTTCGAGCAGGCCCGACAATCACGGAGGCTGAGCTGTGTTTCACGCTAA
- a CDS encoding b(o/a)3-type cytochrome-c oxidase subunit 1 produces MFHAKRLVLAHFWLAFIAFLIALLLGAWQMLVRSPLVPWVGDPELYYRSVTAHGSVMAYVLPTLVSMGFGYAIVELALAQRLVGLKWAWAAFIMLAIGAVMAMVPVALGQASVLYTFYPPMIGSPFYYLGVVLVVVGSWIWVALMHVNLRIWKRANPGKPVPLAMFANVAGAYLWAWTAVGAALEILFQILPVAFGLTNTIDAGLSRILFSWTLHAIVYFWLIPAYIAYYTLVPRAIGGRLYSDSMARVSFILFLVFAMPIGIHHLFADPQVGSGFKFLHAVFTGMVSVPTLLTVFTICASVEIAGRLRGGKGAFGWIGALPWQNPMMLVIAFSFVMLGLGGAGGLINMSYQLNSTVHNTQWVTGHFHLIFGGAIVIMYFAIAYELWPQLTGRALASVKLVRTQLWLWFIGMMVVTLPWHYVGLLGAPRRMAYYDYNTPGMQSQAFWVGMSAVGGLILVASGVLFIYILAKSQFGPVVQQQSFRFASAAQPVERVPAALNSFGLWVALMIGLTVVNYSVPIVQLLRLPQTSVPAVVVGAQR; encoded by the coding sequence GTGTTTCACGCTAAGCGACTCGTTCTCGCGCATTTCTGGCTCGCCTTCATTGCGTTTCTGATCGCGCTGCTGCTCGGCGCCTGGCAGATGCTGGTGCGCAGCCCGCTGGTGCCGTGGGTCGGCGACCCCGAGCTTTACTATCGTTCGGTAACCGCGCACGGCTCCGTGATGGCTTATGTGCTGCCCACGCTGGTGTCGATGGGTTTCGGCTACGCGATCGTCGAACTCGCGCTCGCGCAGCGCCTCGTCGGTCTCAAATGGGCGTGGGCCGCCTTCATCATGCTGGCAATCGGCGCGGTGATGGCAATGGTGCCCGTGGCGCTCGGCCAGGCCTCGGTGCTCTACACCTTCTATCCGCCGATGATCGGCAGTCCCTTCTATTACCTCGGCGTGGTGCTGGTGGTGGTCGGCTCGTGGATCTGGGTCGCGCTGATGCATGTGAACCTGCGCATCTGGAAGCGCGCCAATCCGGGCAAGCCGGTGCCGCTCGCCATGTTCGCCAACGTGGCGGGCGCGTATCTGTGGGCCTGGACCGCTGTCGGCGCGGCGCTGGAAATCCTGTTCCAGATCCTGCCGGTCGCATTCGGCCTGACCAACACGATCGACGCCGGCCTCTCGCGCATCCTGTTCTCGTGGACGCTGCACGCGATCGTCTACTTCTGGCTGATTCCCGCTTATATCGCTTACTACACGCTGGTGCCGCGCGCGATCGGCGGACGGCTCTATAGCGATTCGATGGCGCGCGTGTCGTTCATCCTGTTCCTCGTCTTCGCGATGCCGATCGGCATTCACCACCTGTTCGCCGATCCGCAGGTCGGCTCCGGCTTCAAGTTCCTGCATGCCGTCTTCACCGGCATGGTGTCGGTGCCGACGCTGCTGACGGTGTTCACGATCTGCGCGTCCGTCGAAATCGCCGGCCGACTGCGCGGCGGCAAGGGTGCCTTCGGCTGGATAGGCGCACTGCCCTGGCAAAACCCGATGATGCTCGTAATCGCGTTCTCGTTCGTGATGCTCGGACTCGGCGGCGCGGGCGGGCTGATCAACATGAGCTACCAGCTGAACTCGACCGTGCACAACACGCAGTGGGTGACCGGCCACTTCCATCTGATCTTCGGCGGCGCGATCGTCATCATGTACTTCGCGATCGCCTATGAACTGTGGCCGCAACTGACCGGCCGGGCCCTCGCGTCGGTCAAGCTGGTGCGTACGCAACTGTGGCTGTGGTTCATCGGCATGATGGTCGTGACGCTGCCGTGGCATTACGTCGGCCTGCTCGGTGCGCCGCGCCGCATGGCCTACTACGACTACAACACGCCGGGCATGCAGTCGCAGGCGTTCTGGGTCGGCATGTCGGCGGTGGGCGGATTGATCCTCGTGGCGTCCGGCGTGCTGTTCATCTACATCCTCGCCAAGTCGCAATTCGGCCCGGTGGTGCAGCAGCAGAGCTTCCGCTTCGCGAGCGCGGCACAGCCGGTGGAGCGCGTGCCGGCCGCGCTCAACAGCTTCGGTTTGTGGGTGGCGTTGATGATCGGCCTCACGGTCGTCAACTACAGTGTGCCGATCGTGCAGTTGCTCAGATTGCCGCAGACGTCCGTGCCGGCAGTCGTCGTCGGAGCGCAGCGATGA
- a CDS encoding c-type cytochrome yields MNQERVFSLRNPWFTVSVGGTLAIAVVSILIGFIWLPSASNAFGDRGLWATICSAAGAPSSWYGGANLTGPAPSEVVVLPPLRRARADANSIGRGATIATQNCSMCHGVLGTVQVTAPALAGQYADVIYKELRDYQNGVRQNAIMQPIIAARSDQDLHDLAAYYASLPRAPAAQTLPTGVEPDANAVKLAMQGDPQRNIAPCAACHGQLDRKGAAPWLGGQSSIYLAAQLRAFASGARHNDINEQMRNVARQMTPAEIDSVAKYYAAMQ; encoded by the coding sequence ATGAACCAGGAACGCGTCTTCAGCTTGCGCAACCCGTGGTTCACGGTGAGCGTGGGCGGCACGCTTGCGATTGCCGTCGTGTCGATACTGATCGGCTTTATCTGGCTGCCTTCGGCGAGCAACGCCTTCGGCGACCGCGGCTTATGGGCGACGATCTGCAGCGCCGCGGGCGCGCCGTCGAGCTGGTACGGCGGCGCCAATCTCACCGGCCCGGCGCCGAGCGAAGTGGTGGTTTTGCCGCCTTTGCGGCGCGCGCGAGCCGACGCGAATTCGATCGGCCGCGGCGCGACGATCGCGACGCAAAATTGCTCGATGTGTCACGGCGTGCTGGGCACGGTGCAGGTGACGGCGCCCGCGCTGGCCGGGCAATATGCCGACGTGATCTATAAAGAGTTGCGCGACTACCAGAACGGCGTGCGCCAGAACGCGATCATGCAACCCATCATCGCCGCGCGCAGCGACCAGGATCTGCACGATCTGGCGGCTTATTACGCATCGCTGCCGCGGGCACCGGCAGCGCAGACACTGCCCACCGGGGTGGAACCGGACGCGAATGCCGTAAAGCTGGCCATGCAGGGCGATCCGCAGCGCAATATCGCGCCTTGCGCGGCATGCCACGGGCAGCTCGATCGCAAGGGCGCGGCGCCGTGGCTGGGCGGACAGTCGTCGATCTATCTGGCGGCGCAGTTACGCGCCTTTGCTTCCGGCGCAAGACACAACGACATCAACGAACAGATGCGCAACGTCGCACGGCAGATGACGCCCGCCGAGATCGACAGTGTGGCGAAATACTATGCGGCCATGCAGTAG